The following proteins are encoded in a genomic region of Saccharopolyspora antimicrobica:
- a CDS encoding metal ABC transporter substrate-binding protein produces the protein MLLSACGTGFSQPDDGRRQVVTTFTVIADMARNVAGDAIAVESITKPGTEIHEYEPTPSDMLRAAKADLVLDNGLGLERWFDKFVQRSEAEHVTLTSGIEAIPIQGGEYRGKANPHAWMSPRTAAVYVTNIRDAFIRLDPAHAETFRANADAYLGRLDEIDRYLREELAALPDEHRALVTCEGAFSYLARDAGLREAYLWPVNSDSEGTPQQIKATTEFVRENGVPTVFCESTVNDKAQQQVARETGARLGDVLYVDSLSGPDGPVPTYLDLLRHDAETIVAGLRGAR, from the coding sequence GTGCTGCTCAGCGCATGCGGGACCGGGTTCAGCCAGCCCGACGACGGGCGCAGGCAGGTGGTCACCACGTTCACCGTCATCGCTGACATGGCCCGCAACGTCGCCGGGGACGCGATCGCGGTGGAGTCGATCACCAAGCCGGGCACCGAGATCCACGAGTACGAGCCCACCCCCAGCGACATGCTCCGGGCCGCCAAGGCCGATCTCGTCCTGGACAACGGGCTCGGCCTGGAGCGCTGGTTCGACAAGTTCGTGCAGCGCAGCGAGGCCGAGCACGTGACGCTGACCAGCGGAATCGAGGCGATCCCGATCCAGGGCGGCGAGTACCGGGGCAAGGCCAACCCGCACGCCTGGATGTCGCCGCGCACCGCGGCGGTCTACGTCACCAACATCCGCGACGCGTTCATCCGCCTCGACCCGGCGCACGCCGAGACCTTCCGCGCCAACGCCGATGCCTACCTGGGCCGGCTGGACGAGATCGACCGGTACCTGCGCGAGGAGCTGGCGGCCCTGCCCGACGAGCACCGCGCGCTGGTGACCTGCGAGGGCGCGTTCTCCTACCTGGCGCGCGACGCCGGCCTGCGCGAGGCCTACCTGTGGCCGGTCAACAGCGATTCCGAGGGCACGCCGCAGCAGATCAAGGCGACCACCGAATTCGTCCGGGAGAACGGAGTGCCCACCGTGTTCTGCGAGTCCACCGTCAACGACAAGGCCCAGCAGCAGGTCGCGCGGGAGACCGGCGCACGGCTGGGCGACGTGCTCTACGTCGACTCGCTGTCCGGCCCGGACGGCCCGGTGCCGACGTACCTGGACCTGCTGCGCCACGACGCCGAGACGATCGTCGCGGGTCTGCGGGGTGCCCGGTGA
- the rlmN gene encoding 23S rRNA (adenine(2503)-C(2))-methyltransferase RlmN, whose protein sequence is MSATSLPLVFDAPRRGMPPRHLADLSADERKAAVVELGEKPFRAKQLAHHYFGRLNADVESMTDIPAGSRAKLGESLLPPLLTEIRHLMTDDGTTRKSLWRAHDGTLVESVLMRYPDRATVCISSQAGCGMACPFCATGQGGLQRNLSTAEIVDQVRAAAAAMRDGEVPGGPGRLSNVVFMGMGEPLANYRRVINAVHRICDPSPEGLGLSQRSVTVSTVGLVPAIKKMTAENLNVTLAVSLHTPDDELRDTLVPVNNRWNVAEVLEAARGYADHTGRRVSIEYALIRDINDQPWRADLLGKLLHKHLGQFAHVNLIPLNPTPGSKWDASPKPVEREFVRRVRDAGVSCTVRDTRGQEIAAACGQLAAEE, encoded by the coding sequence ATGTCTGCGACCTCCCTGCCACTCGTCTTCGACGCCCCGCGCCGCGGTATGCCCCCGCGGCACCTCGCCGACCTCTCCGCCGACGAACGGAAGGCCGCCGTCGTCGAGCTGGGGGAGAAGCCGTTCCGCGCCAAGCAGCTGGCGCACCACTACTTCGGCAGGCTCAACGCCGATGTCGAGTCGATGACCGACATCCCGGCGGGCAGCCGCGCCAAGCTCGGTGAGAGCCTGCTGCCGCCGCTGCTCACCGAGATCCGCCACCTGATGACCGACGACGGCACGACCCGCAAGTCGCTGTGGCGCGCGCACGACGGCACGCTCGTGGAGAGCGTGCTGATGCGCTACCCGGACCGCGCCACCGTCTGCATCTCCAGCCAGGCGGGCTGCGGCATGGCCTGCCCGTTCTGCGCCACCGGCCAGGGCGGTCTGCAGCGCAACCTGTCGACCGCCGAGATCGTCGACCAGGTGCGCGCGGCCGCCGCCGCGATGCGCGACGGCGAGGTCCCCGGCGGCCCCGGACGGCTGTCCAACGTGGTGTTCATGGGCATGGGTGAGCCGCTGGCGAACTACCGCCGCGTGATCAACGCCGTGCACCGCATCTGCGACCCGTCGCCGGAAGGCCTGGGCCTCTCGCAGCGCTCGGTGACCGTCTCGACGGTGGGCCTGGTCCCGGCGATCAAGAAGATGACGGCGGAGAACCTGAACGTGACGCTGGCGGTGTCGCTGCACACGCCGGACGACGAGCTGCGCGACACGCTGGTGCCGGTGAACAACCGCTGGAACGTCGCCGAGGTCCTGGAAGCCGCGCGCGGCTACGCCGACCACACCGGCCGCCGGGTGTCGATCGAGTACGCGCTGATCCGCGACATCAACGACCAGCCGTGGCGCGCGGACCTGCTGGGCAAGCTCCTGCACAAGCACCTCGGCCAGTTCGCGCACGTCAACTTGATCCCGCTGAACCCGACGCCGGGCAGCAAGTGGGACGCCAGCCCGAAGCCGGTGGAGCGCGAGTTCGTCCGCCGCGTCCGCGACGCGGGAGTCTCCTGCACGGTCCGCGACACCCGAGGCCAGGAGATCGCCGCAGCCTGCGGCCAACTCGCAGCCGAGGAGTGA
- a CDS encoding AbrB/MazE/SpoVT family DNA-binding domain-containing protein — translation MRITLPRAIMRAAGIEPGMPLVAYEDDGQIVVEMRPAVLPGAPVAEALLGKPAVVE, via the coding sequence ATGCGCATCACCCTCCCGCGGGCGATCATGCGGGCCGCCGGGATCGAACCCGGGATGCCGCTGGTCGCCTACGAGGACGACGGGCAGATCGTGGTCGAGATGCGCCCGGCGGTCCTGCCCGGCGCACCAGTCGCCGAGGCGTTGCTGGGCAAACCCGCGGTCGTCGAGTGA
- the gabT gene encoding 4-aminobutyrate--2-oxoglutarate transaminase: MTTAQARVLRTEIPGPNSRELQRRRAATVAGGVASVLPVYITEAAGGVLHDVDGNSLIDLGSGIAVTNVGNAAPEVVEPVRRQVAEFTHTCFMVTPYENYLQVCEELAALTPGDHEKRSALFNSGAEAVENAVKIARRATGRPAIVAFDHAYHGRTNLTMALTAKSVPYKHGFGPFAPEVYRVPMSYPARDGRPGEQVAREAIERIDKQLGADQVAAVLIEPIQGEGGFIEPAPGFLPAIAKWCADNGVLFIADEIQTGFCRTGTWFACDHENVVPDLITTAKGIAGGLPLAAVTGRAELMDAMPPSSLGGTYGGNPIACAGALGAIRAMRERDLAAAARAIGDLVLPRLRALTTEAILDVRGRGAMIGIEFVKPGTTEPDPELTAKIAKTCHARGVVLLTCGTYGNVIRLLPPLVIDHALLTEGLEVLEEAIREHTS; this comes from the coding sequence GTGACCACCGCCCAGGCGCGCGTCCTGCGCACCGAGATCCCCGGACCGAACTCCCGCGAACTGCAGCGGCGCCGCGCCGCGACGGTGGCCGGCGGAGTGGCCAGCGTGCTGCCCGTCTACATCACCGAGGCCGCGGGCGGGGTGCTGCACGACGTCGACGGCAACTCGCTGATCGACCTCGGCTCGGGCATCGCGGTGACCAACGTGGGCAACGCCGCGCCGGAGGTCGTCGAGCCGGTGCGCCGCCAGGTCGCCGAGTTCACCCACACCTGCTTCATGGTGACGCCCTACGAGAACTACCTGCAGGTCTGCGAGGAGCTCGCCGCGCTGACCCCCGGCGACCACGAGAAGCGCAGCGCGCTGTTCAACTCCGGCGCCGAGGCCGTGGAGAACGCGGTCAAGATCGCCCGCCGGGCCACCGGCCGCCCGGCGATCGTGGCCTTCGACCACGCCTACCACGGCCGCACCAACCTGACCATGGCGCTGACCGCGAAGTCCGTTCCCTACAAGCACGGTTTCGGCCCGTTCGCCCCGGAGGTCTACCGGGTGCCGATGTCCTACCCGGCGCGCGACGGCCGCCCCGGCGAGCAGGTCGCGCGCGAGGCGATCGAGCGGATCGACAAGCAGCTCGGCGCCGACCAGGTCGCCGCGGTGCTGATCGAGCCGATCCAGGGCGAGGGCGGGTTCATCGAGCCCGCACCGGGATTCCTGCCCGCGATCGCGAAGTGGTGCGCCGACAACGGCGTGCTGTTCATCGCCGACGAGATCCAGACCGGCTTCTGCCGCACCGGCACCTGGTTCGCCTGCGACCACGAGAACGTGGTGCCGGACCTGATCACCACTGCCAAGGGCATCGCGGGCGGCCTGCCGCTGGCGGCGGTCACGGGTCGCGCCGAGCTGATGGACGCCATGCCGCCGAGCAGCCTCGGCGGCACCTACGGCGGCAACCCGATCGCCTGCGCAGGCGCGCTCGGCGCGATCCGCGCGATGCGCGAGCGAGACCTGGCCGCCGCCGCGCGCGCCATCGGCGACCTGGTGCTACCCCGCCTGCGGGCCCTGACCACCGAAGCGATCCTCGACGTGCGCGGCCGCGGCGCGATGATCGGCATCGAGTTCGTCAAGCCGGGCACGACCGAACCGGACCCGGAGCTGACCGCCAAGATCGCCAAGACCTGCCACGCGCGAGGAGTCGTGCTCCTCACCTGCGGCACCTACGGCAACGTGATCCGCCTGCTCCCACCCCTGGTCATCGACCACGCCCTCCTGACCGAAGGCCTCGAAGTCCTGGAGGAGGCGATCCGCGAGCACACGAGCTGA
- a CDS encoding PucR family transcriptional regulator, with product MPLTLRDLVADTALGLTARAGEQALDRPIAWVHTSELADPAPFLEGGELLLTTGLALGEDCAVLVERLTSVGAAGLGFGVGLSHRAIPAELVAAAERAGLPLLEVPRPTPFIAISKAVSHAVAADEYASLRRTSRAQHELAQAAGTTNGINALVRKLARLLDAWVLLLDPSGRLLHSAPVAAGSRLGQLTPEVDKMRAKRGLAAAGFPLGDQEVSMQALGGRARGFLVVGRDGPFATTDHHVINSAASLLTLALEQVEALGSARRRLRSGFLELMLRGEPVRDVLGDLHAELPPEPFRVVVLLGAPDRDELVARLAADQPSAPVYLAERGDAVVGLVADDALDWLTGQSGLAVGVSEPSTAAGLAEGLRQAEQAAQVAKRGDAAVRFSELAGRGLLDLVPAGDAQAFAEAVLAPLRDQEVLLRSLQAWLAHHGQWDPAASRLGVHRHTLRNRVHKVEELLGRSLDQPGVRAELWLALQVLGA from the coding sequence GTGCCGTTGACGTTGCGCGACCTGGTCGCGGACACCGCGCTGGGCCTCACCGCGCGTGCCGGGGAGCAGGCGCTGGACCGGCCGATCGCCTGGGTGCACACCAGTGAGCTGGCCGATCCGGCACCGTTCCTGGAGGGCGGCGAGCTGCTGCTCACCACCGGGCTCGCGCTGGGCGAGGACTGCGCGGTGCTCGTGGAGCGGCTGACTTCGGTGGGTGCCGCTGGGCTGGGCTTCGGCGTCGGGCTGAGTCACCGGGCGATCCCCGCCGAGTTGGTGGCCGCTGCCGAGCGGGCCGGACTGCCGCTGCTGGAAGTGCCCCGCCCGACACCGTTCATCGCGATCAGCAAAGCTGTTTCGCACGCCGTCGCCGCCGACGAGTACGCGAGCCTGCGGCGCACGAGCCGCGCGCAGCACGAGCTCGCGCAGGCGGCGGGCACGACCAACGGGATCAACGCGCTGGTGCGCAAGCTCGCGCGGCTGCTCGACGCCTGGGTGCTGCTGCTCGACCCCAGCGGGCGGCTGCTGCACAGCGCGCCGGTCGCCGCCGGTTCGCGGCTGGGGCAGTTGACGCCCGAAGTGGACAAGATGCGCGCGAAGCGGGGCCTGGCCGCGGCCGGTTTCCCGCTCGGTGACCAGGAAGTGAGCATGCAGGCGCTGGGCGGCCGGGCGCGCGGTTTCCTGGTCGTGGGCCGCGACGGGCCCTTCGCCACCACCGACCACCACGTGATCAACTCGGCCGCTTCGCTGCTGACGCTCGCGCTGGAGCAGGTCGAGGCGCTGGGTTCGGCGCGTCGGCGGCTGCGGTCGGGTTTCCTGGAGCTGATGCTGCGCGGCGAACCGGTGCGGGACGTGCTCGGGGATCTGCACGCCGAACTCCCGCCGGAGCCGTTCCGGGTGGTGGTGCTGCTGGGCGCGCCCGATCGCGACGAGCTGGTGGCCAGGCTGGCGGCCGACCAGCCGAGCGCACCCGTCTACCTGGCCGAACGCGGTGACGCGGTGGTGGGACTGGTCGCCGACGACGCGCTGGACTGGCTCACCGGCCAGTCCGGACTCGCCGTCGGCGTGTCCGAACCGAGCACCGCGGCCGGGCTCGCCGAAGGACTGCGGCAGGCCGAGCAGGCCGCGCAGGTGGCCAAGCGCGGTGACGCCGCGGTGCGGTTCTCCGAGCTGGCCGGGCGCGGATTGCTCGACCTGGTGCCCGCAGGTGACGCGCAGGCCTTCGCCGAGGCAGTGCTCGCGCCGTTGCGGGATCAGGAGGTGCTGCTGCGGTCGTTGCAGGCCTGGCTGGCGCACCACGGCCAGTGGGATCCGGCGGCCAGCCGGCTCGGCGTGCACCGGCACACCTTGCGCAACCGCGTGCACAAGGTGGAGGAGCTGCTGGGACGCAGCCTCGACCAGCCCGGCGTGCGGGCGGAGCTGTGGCTGGCCCTGCAAGTGCTCGGCGCGTGA
- a CDS encoding helix-turn-helix domain-containing protein, whose amino-acid sequence MLVDDLLNLPELDLRVRVRGRVDRPIRWVHTIEIESPGRFLRGGEVVLTAGVWRTAGITAEAFVADLVAADVAAVGFGLVPPETQVPEEFVAAAREHGLTCFVVPVEVAFLQIVEAFVSTKRAEWERPLRRHLAQHDAIVAALRVDRGVGTVVGALAKQLGEPVAVRVAGALAAGETPTPNHPLPLVGEGLAEAELLLPRPLGELDVEQQAAVVQAMPFIALEIERTRAVRATELRYAWELFEWVHSGAVGIETVRTRLHSLGLPPDGPIAAVVVRTASPDAVALRLGDLLGTDGVAAQRGSDVVAFARVADSAADLARRIHDSLGSDVHVGVGKPGSASELRVSLLQATHAAEAVSSRTGRGWMTHEQLSSPALLLSVQDPELLAATSRTLLGPVLDHDERRGSDLVPSLEVYLDAGGRWQEAAQRLHVHINTLRHRMSRVEELTGRSLSSTADRVDLFLALRALRRS is encoded by the coding sequence GTGCTCGTCGACGATCTGCTGAACCTGCCGGAACTCGACCTGCGGGTGCGGGTGCGCGGCCGGGTGGACCGGCCGATCCGCTGGGTGCACACGATCGAGATCGAGTCGCCGGGACGTTTCCTGCGCGGCGGCGAGGTGGTGCTCACCGCGGGCGTGTGGCGCACGGCCGGGATCACCGCGGAGGCCTTCGTGGCCGATCTCGTCGCGGCCGACGTCGCAGCCGTCGGGTTCGGCCTGGTACCGCCGGAGACGCAGGTGCCCGAGGAGTTCGTGGCCGCCGCGCGCGAGCACGGGCTGACCTGCTTCGTGGTTCCCGTCGAGGTCGCGTTCCTGCAGATCGTGGAGGCCTTCGTCAGCACCAAGCGGGCCGAGTGGGAGCGGCCGCTGCGCCGCCACCTCGCTCAGCACGACGCGATCGTGGCCGCGCTGCGGGTCGACCGCGGCGTCGGCACCGTGGTCGGCGCGCTGGCCAAGCAGCTCGGCGAACCGGTCGCGGTACGCGTCGCAGGTGCTCTGGCGGCTGGCGAGACACCGACGCCCAACCACCCGTTGCCGCTGGTGGGAGAGGGCCTGGCGGAGGCGGAGCTGCTGCTGCCCAGGCCGCTGGGCGAACTCGACGTCGAGCAGCAGGCCGCCGTGGTGCAGGCGATGCCGTTCATCGCGCTGGAGATCGAGCGCACGCGAGCGGTCCGCGCGACGGAGCTGCGCTACGCGTGGGAGCTCTTCGAGTGGGTCCACAGCGGAGCGGTGGGGATCGAGACCGTCCGCACGCGGCTGCACTCGCTCGGCCTGCCGCCGGACGGGCCGATCGCTGCCGTCGTGGTGCGCACGGCGAGCCCGGATGCCGTGGCGCTGCGCCTCGGCGACCTGCTGGGCACCGATGGCGTGGCCGCCCAGCGCGGCAGCGACGTCGTCGCGTTCGCCCGGGTCGCCGACAGCGCGGCGGACCTGGCGCGGCGGATCCACGACTCGCTGGGCAGCGACGTGCACGTCGGTGTCGGCAAGCCGGGCAGTGCCTCGGAACTGCGGGTGAGCCTGCTGCAGGCGACCCACGCCGCCGAGGCGGTGTCGTCGCGGACCGGGCGTGGCTGGATGACGCACGAGCAGCTGAGCAGCCCGGCGCTGCTGCTCTCGGTGCAGGACCCGGAGCTGCTGGCGGCGACCTCCCGGACGCTGCTCGGCCCGGTGCTCGACCACGACGAGCGGCGCGGCAGCGACCTCGTGCCGTCGCTGGAGGTGTACCTCGACGCGGGCGGCCGCTGGCAGGAAGCGGCGCAGCGCCTCCACGTGCACATCAACACCCTGCGCCACCGCATGAGCCGGGTCGAGGAGCTGACCGGCCGGAGCCTCTCCAGCACGGCGGACCGGGTGGACCTCTTCCTCGCGCTCCGCGCCCTCCGCCGGTCCTGA
- a CDS encoding purine-cytosine permease family protein encodes MTPEPRPAAPVAIETHGVDTIPDADRTGRPRDIAGILLGSNLCLGVVIFGWLPASFGLEFWPAATSMIAGTLLGTLLVAPLALVSLRTGTNLSTSSGGHFGVRGRLIGSVIGLLLSLGYAALTVWTGGAAVVGPLHRMFGLPDDGVSHSITYAALAVLSVLVAIFGYQLLTRLSKWVALGTLVLMAVGIFAYADQFQTGPVTDSGYLLGDFWSTWALSVVAAGLSGPMAFITLLGDYSRYVSPRRHSSREVFAATCAGMLLGLLIPQLFGTFTAFASRAADDYVGPLVAAAPLWFLLPLLLNGVFGTIGNAGVLIYSMGLDLDAIVPPLSRVKATVLTSAISTVLVFLGYFAWDAQDAVTAFVLLLTAVGTPWAVITLIGFAQCRGVYDPDALQVYNRRSRGGIYWYAAGWNPRAVAAWGIGSLVGLLAVDTALYKGPLLALTGGIDLSFVLAAAVTAASYLLLGIGSPQPVPAEPDVRAIANV; translated from the coding sequence ATGACCCCAGAACCGAGACCGGCCGCGCCTGTCGCCATCGAGACGCACGGCGTCGACACCATTCCCGATGCCGACCGCACCGGGCGGCCCCGCGACATCGCCGGGATCCTGCTCGGCTCGAACCTGTGCCTCGGAGTGGTCATCTTCGGCTGGCTGCCCGCCTCGTTCGGCCTGGAGTTCTGGCCCGCCGCGACCTCGATGATCGCCGGGACGCTGCTGGGCACCCTGCTGGTCGCACCGCTGGCGCTGGTGTCGCTGCGCACCGGCACCAACCTGTCCACCAGCAGCGGCGGGCACTTCGGGGTGCGCGGGCGGCTGATCGGCTCGGTCATCGGGCTGCTGCTGTCGCTGGGTTACGCGGCGCTGACGGTCTGGACCGGCGGGGCGGCCGTCGTCGGCCCGCTGCACCGGATGTTCGGGCTGCCCGACGACGGGGTCAGCCACAGCATCACCTACGCGGCGCTGGCCGTGCTGTCGGTGCTGGTCGCGATCTTCGGCTACCAGCTGCTGACCAGGCTGAGCAAGTGGGTCGCGCTGGGCACGCTGGTGCTGATGGCGGTCGGGATCTTCGCCTACGCCGACCAGTTCCAGACCGGCCCGGTCACCGACTCCGGCTACCTGCTCGGCGACTTCTGGAGCACCTGGGCGCTGTCCGTGGTCGCCGCCGGGCTCAGCGGGCCGATGGCGTTCATCACGCTGCTCGGCGACTACAGCCGCTACGTCTCGCCGCGCCGCCACTCCTCCCGCGAGGTGTTCGCCGCGACCTGCGCCGGCATGCTGCTCGGGCTGCTGATCCCGCAGCTGTTCGGCACGTTCACCGCCTTCGCCTCCCGCGCCGCCGACGACTACGTCGGCCCGCTGGTCGCCGCCGCACCGCTGTGGTTCCTGCTGCCGCTGCTGCTCAACGGGGTGTTCGGCACCATCGGCAACGCCGGCGTGCTGATCTACAGCATGGGCCTGGACCTGGACGCGATCGTGCCGCCGCTGTCGCGGGTCAAGGCCACCGTCCTGACCTCCGCGATCTCCACGGTGCTGGTGTTCCTCGGCTACTTCGCCTGGGACGCGCAGGACGCGGTGACCGCGTTCGTGCTGCTGCTCACCGCGGTGGGCACCCCGTGGGCGGTGATCACCCTGATCGGCTTCGCGCAGTGCCGGGGCGTGTACGACCCGGACGCGCTGCAGGTCTACAACCGCCGCTCGCGAGGCGGCATCTACTGGTACGCCGCGGGCTGGAACCCGCGGGCCGTCGCGGCCTGGGGGATCGGCTCGCTGGTCGGGCTGCTGGCGGTGGACACCGCGCTGTACAAGGGGCCGCTGCTGGCGCTGACCGGCGGTATCGACCTGAGCTTCGTGCTGGCGGCGGCGGTCACCGCCGCGAGCTACCTGCTGCTGGGCATCGGAAGTCCGCAACCGGTGCCCGCCGAACCCGACGTTCGGGCAATCGCGAACGTCTGA
- a CDS encoding flavin monoamine oxidase family protein codes for MDRHDVVVIGAGFAGLTAARDLREAGKDVLVLEARDRIGGSTWYQPDVFDGVGLEMGGTWIVPQQTHVWAEVQRYGIPVEDSELPGRMTWSDHGTVLDTLLPVPPQEYEQLEHAVRALIADASRFDPLRPLSEQDVADLDVPIRQWAENAGLKGNAKELMMSWFCGCANANEDTGSALDILRWCSSMDSSLWGMVQASVLGFTFTDGTASLARAILADGGAQLRLSSPVRKVESDEEGVTVTYDGGAVRADRVVMTTPVGVWQDIEFSPALPADKLAISRENHAGQGQKVWALARNVPEDISGFGWGTSFDYVGAMKTTERGVVLVCFAPEHDRVDATDLADVQRAVREFAPEAEVLDAHSHAWVHDEYSKGTWATFRAGQFAEYELCVGRTEGRVHFSGSHTARRWRAFIDGAIESGKRTAAEILAAEQ; via the coding sequence ATGGATCGTCACGACGTGGTCGTCATCGGTGCCGGCTTCGCCGGGCTCACCGCCGCGCGCGACCTGCGCGAAGCGGGCAAGGACGTGCTGGTCCTGGAGGCCCGGGACCGCATCGGCGGCTCGACCTGGTACCAGCCGGACGTGTTCGACGGCGTCGGGCTGGAGATGGGCGGTACCTGGATCGTCCCGCAGCAGACCCACGTGTGGGCCGAGGTGCAGCGCTACGGCATCCCGGTGGAGGACAGCGAGCTGCCCGGCCGGATGACCTGGTCCGACCACGGCACGGTGCTGGACACCCTGCTGCCGGTGCCGCCGCAGGAGTACGAGCAGCTGGAGCACGCCGTGCGGGCGCTGATCGCCGACGCGTCCCGGTTCGACCCGCTGCGGCCGCTGTCCGAGCAGGACGTCGCCGACCTCGACGTGCCGATCCGGCAGTGGGCCGAGAACGCCGGTCTGAAGGGCAACGCCAAGGAACTGATGATGTCCTGGTTCTGCGGCTGCGCCAACGCGAACGAGGACACCGGGTCGGCGCTGGACATCCTCCGCTGGTGCTCCTCAATGGACAGTTCGCTGTGGGGCATGGTGCAGGCCAGCGTGCTGGGCTTCACCTTCACCGACGGCACCGCGTCGCTGGCGCGGGCGATCCTGGCCGACGGCGGCGCGCAGCTGCGGCTGTCCAGCCCGGTGCGCAAGGTCGAGTCCGACGAGGAGGGCGTCACGGTCACCTACGACGGCGGTGCGGTGCGGGCGGACCGCGTGGTCATGACCACGCCCGTCGGCGTGTGGCAGGACATCGAGTTCTCCCCGGCGCTGCCCGCGGACAAGCTGGCGATCTCCCGGGAGAACCACGCCGGGCAGGGCCAGAAGGTCTGGGCGCTGGCACGCAACGTGCCCGAGGACATCAGCGGTTTCGGCTGGGGGACCAGCTTCGACTACGTCGGCGCGATGAAGACCACCGAACGCGGCGTGGTGCTGGTCTGCTTCGCCCCCGAGCACGACCGCGTCGACGCCACCGACCTCGCCGACGTGCAGCGCGCGGTGCGGGAGTTCGCGCCGGAAGCGGAAGTTCTCGACGCGCACTCGCACGCTTGGGTGCACGACGAGTACTCCAAGGGCACGTGGGCGACCTTCCGCGCCGGGCAGTTCGCCGAGTACGAGCTGTGCGTGGGCCGGACCGAGGGGCGCGTGCACTTCAGCGGTTCGCACACCGCGCGCCGCTGGCGGGCCTTCATCGACGGTGCGATCGAGTCCGGCAAGCGCACCGCCGCGGAGATCCTGGCGGCCGAGCAGTGA
- the speB gene encoding agmatinase: MNEPIGPVDATRVPRYGGDTTFARLPRLADVPDADVLLWGVPFDTGVSYRPGARFGPNHVRQSSRLLRPYNPAMDAEPFAVRQVADAGDVGVNPFDIQEAIGTIERSARELSGTRRTLLTIGGDHTIALPLLRVQHERHGPIAVLHFDAHLDTWDTYFGAPHTHGTPFRRAAEEGLIDFEHSMHVGLRGPLYSKLDLDESERLGFAAVHSREFARTPLDTIIERIRARLGSRPVYLSIDIDVLDPAFAPGTGTPEAGGLSSRELLEVVRGLADLNVVGADLVEVAPAYDHAEITGIAAAHVLYDLLCILPGGR; encoded by the coding sequence ATGAACGAACCGATCGGTCCGGTCGACGCCACGCGCGTGCCGCGCTACGGCGGGGACACCACGTTCGCGCGGCTGCCCCGGCTCGCCGACGTGCCGGACGCCGACGTGCTGCTCTGGGGCGTGCCCTTCGACACCGGCGTCAGCTACCGGCCCGGTGCCCGGTTCGGCCCCAACCACGTGCGGCAGAGCTCCCGCCTGCTGCGGCCGTACAACCCGGCGATGGACGCCGAGCCGTTCGCCGTGCGGCAGGTCGCCGACGCGGGCGACGTCGGGGTGAACCCGTTCGACATCCAGGAAGCCATCGGCACCATCGAGCGCAGTGCGCGGGAGCTGTCCGGCACCCGCCGCACGCTGCTGACCATCGGCGGTGACCACACCATCGCGCTGCCGCTGCTGCGGGTGCAGCACGAGCGGCACGGGCCGATCGCGGTGCTGCACTTCGACGCGCACCTGGACACCTGGGACACCTACTTCGGCGCGCCCCACACGCACGGCACCCCGTTCCGCCGCGCCGCCGAGGAAGGCCTGATCGACTTCGAGCACTCCATGCACGTCGGGCTGCGCGGCCCGCTGTACTCGAAGCTCGACCTCGACGAGAGCGAGCGGCTGGGCTTCGCGGCGGTGCACAGCCGCGAGTTCGCCCGGACCCCGCTGGACACCATCATCGAGCGCATCCGCGCCCGCCTCGGATCGCGGCCGGTGTACCTGTCCATCGACATCGACGTGCTCGACCCGGCGTTCGCGCCCGGCACCGGAACTCCCGAGGCGGGCGGGCTGTCCAGCCGCGAGCTGCTGGAAGTGGTGCGCGGGCTGGCCGACCTCAACGTGGTCGGCGCGGACCTGGTGGAGGTCGCCCCGGCCTACGACCACGCCGAGATCACCGGCATCGCCGCTGCTCACGTGCTGTACGACCTGCTCTGCATCCTGCCAGGAGGACGCTGA